The DNA region CGAGCCGACGCCGCCCACCACCGGGCGCAACCAGTGATGAAGGCCACTGAAATAGAGCGTCTCCAGCCCCGAGCGGATGATGGTTTTCTTCAAATTAGCCATGTTTCTTAAAAGCCTAGTGCCAAAAACACCTTAGTGTTTCAAATCTTTATTGAGAATTCTTTGCGACGCTGTGACCCACCCTCACACACGTATTGGACACCATGAACGTCGTTGCGATGCGCATCCCGCCCGCCGAGGACCGGTTTTTACCGGTGCGCGACCTCGACGTGTCGCGGGTGACGGTGTTCGAGACCTTTGAAGCGGCGGAACCCGCCTGGCGCGCCCTGGAGTGCGGCGACCGCCTTCGCACGCCTTATCAGCGCTATGACTTCCTCAGAGCGTGGCAGGCGCACGTGGGTACCGCCGAAGGCGTCGCGCCGCTCATCGTGGCCGGTTTCAACGCGGACGATGCGCCGCTCTTTCTGCTGCCCCTTGGCATCCGGCGGCTCGGCGGCCTGCGGGTCGCGGAATTCCTCGGCGGCAAGCACGCCAACTTCAACATGGGATTGTGGCGGCGGGAACTTGCCGGGCGCGTCGGTGCGCCCGAGTTGAAGAGGGTCATTCGCCAGCTCCGCGGCCACGCCGACCTCCTGGTGCTGATGAACCAGCCGCTGACTTGGACCGGTGCCACAAACCCGCTGGCCCTCCTGCCGTACCAGCGCTCCGCCAATTTCGGCTTTTCCGGCAGCCTTACCCCCGACTTCGACGCGCTGCTGCGCGCGCGCACCAATGCGAACGCGCGCAAGAAGATGCGCAAGAAGGAACGCGCGCTCGCGGAGCTCGGCACGGTTCACTTCGGCCGCGTCGAATGCCCGAACGAGATCCGACGTGTGCTCGACGCATTCTTCAAGCAGAAGAGCGCGCGCATGCGTGCGATCGGCGTATCCGACGTGTTCGCGGAACCTGGCGTGCGGCGCTTCATCGAGGCAGCGACGACCGAACGTCTCGATGACGGCGAGCCTGTGATCGAGCTCTACGCGCTCTCCGTCGACAACATCATCGTCGCCACCATGGGCGGCATCGTCGGCGGCGGGCGCTTCTGCGCCATGTTCAACTCGATCCTGCCGGGTCGCTACGCGGTCGAGAGTCCGGGCGAACAATTGATCGTCAATCTCGTGCGCCAATGCTGCGAGCGCGGCCTCGAAACGTTCGATCTCGGCATCGGCGAGTCCCGCTACAAGAACCTGTTCTGCGAAGACGCCGAGCCGCTGTTTGACAATTATCTGCCGCTGACGCCCGCAGGGACCCTGCTCGCTTTCGCTTTTCGCGGTAGCGCCGTCGTCAAGCGCGTCGTCAAACAACAGCCAATGCTGTGGTCACTGGTCGGCCGTGCACGCCGCCTGCGCGCACGGCTCAAGCCGCAAATCTAGTAACGACTCTTATGCCGCGACAGCCGCGCTGACGCCGGTCAGCACGGCGACATCGGCAAAGCCAGCCAGCATCAGCCGCTCGCGCGCCGCCCGTGTCGACGGATTGGCCGGATCGGCCGCGACGAGCACGGCGCGCTGCGCCAGCGGCGCAAAGCGCTCGACCGCGATATCGGCCGCAGAGCCGATATCGAGAACGATGTGGTCGTAGCTGCGCACCAGCGCCTCGATCACCGTCGCCAACATTGGCGAAGCCGTCAGCATCGGGCCGTCGCGATCGACGTTACCGGTCGCGATCAGATGAACCGTGGAATACTGGTCGCGGGTGATGATATCGCCGAACGACGCCGTGCCGCGCACGAGTTCGGCAAGACCTGGCGCATTCGGGTCGGTGGAGATGACCGACAGATTCGGCGCACCGAACGCAAGATCGACCAGAATGACGTTGGCCTCCTGCGCCAGCGCGCGTGCCAGCGTGATCGCCGCATATGTGGTGCCGACATTGCGCGTCGTGCCGACGACGGTCACACGACGGCCGGTGTCGCCGCCCGTGCGCAGGCTGCTGGCGATCTGCTCGACCGTGCTCACCGGCAATGGCGCCATCGCCGGTGCTGCGGTTGCGGCCATCGCCGGCGCAGCCGCCATCGGCGTTAGCGACGGCGACGAGACGTGCGGCATTGTCGGCATCGGTGGCGGCACCGGCTGCATCGGCATCGGTGGCGGCGGAGCAAACTGTTGGGCGGCCATCGGCGGCACTGGCTGCACCGGCGGCGCAGCCATGGTCGGCTCATAGCCCGGCGCGGCATAGGCGGCGGGACCATAACCATAGGCATAAGGCGATGGCGTCGGCGCCGACAGCAGCGCGCCGGTCACGGTGAAGCCCGCAGACAGAGCGAAGCCGGCGAAGGCGGCAATCAGCACGGTCTGCAGCTTCTTCGGATAGGCCGGCTTGAGTGCGGCGCTGGCGCGCGAAATGATCCGCGCTTCCGGCGGCGCGGCGTTGATGTTGTCGCGGGCGGACGCCTCGCGATATTTGGACAGATACGACTCCAACAGGTCGCGCTGCGTCTTGGCCTCGCGCTCGAGCGCGCGCAACTGTACGTCCTGCTCGTTGGTCTGCGACGCCAGGCGCTTGACCTGATCGATGCTGGCGGTGAGCGAGTCGAGCCGGTCGCCCGCAAGCTGCGCATCGTTGTCGAGCTGACGCGCCAGGCGCTCGCCTTCCGTCCTGATCTGGCGATCGACTTCGGCGATCTGCGCCCGCAATTCCTTGATGCGCGGATGCTGATCGAGCAAGGTCGTCGACTGCTCGGCAAGCTGCGAGCGCAAAGCGATGCGCTGTTCGATCAAGCGGCGCATGGCGTCGGAGTTGGCGATATCGGCGGACTCGATCGGCTTGCCGCTGCGAATCATCTCGCGCAATTGTTTGGCACGCGCTTCCAGGTCTGCTTTCTGACCGCGCGCCGCCGCGATCTGCGCGTTAAGATCCGTGAGCTGCTGCGTCGGCAACAGCGTGTTGTTGGCGCCGAGGAACAGATTAGAGCGCGACCGATAGTCTTCGACCTTAGCCTCGGCCTCCTCGACCTTCTTTCGCATCTTGTCGATTTCGCCGGCCAGCCAGTTGCCCGCAGCGCGCGTCTGATCCTGCTTCGCCGTCTGCTGCATGCTCAGATAAGTTTCGGCGATAGTGTTGGCCACGCGCGCGGCAAGATCGGCGTTAGCCGACGAGAAATCGACCGCGATCACCCGCGACTTCTCCACCGACGAGACATTGATGCGTTCGTAATAGGCCTCGAGCGTGCGCTCTTCCTTGGTCATCGCGCTCGGATCGCGGCCGATGCCGAACAGACCGAGGATGGCGCGCAGGCTGCCGCCCGAATCGAATTCCGGATTGTCGGCGAGCCCCTCCTTCTGAATCACCTGGCGGGCAAGATCGCGCGACAACACGACCTGGATCTGGCTCGCCACCGCTTCGGCGTCGATGGTCGTACGGTCGGCGTTGTTCTTGTCGGCCTCGGCGCGCAAGAACACGTTCTCCCGCGTCTCCAAAAGGATTCGCGATTCGGAGCGATAGCGCGGCGTGATCGCATTGACGACGAGGAATGCAGCGCCCGCGGCCACCAGGGTCACACCGCCGATCAGCGCCCGCTTTTGCCAGAGAACGCGGCCTAAACCGCGCAGATCGGGCTCACCGCTGGGTACATACGGAGCCGCCACCGGAGCCGGCGGGGCGGCATTCACTTTCGACTTCCGACGGAAAAACATGTCTACTCCGGACACACAGCTCTACGGCAACGTCGTGATCACAAACCATTAAGGTTGCTTCCGCGTTAACTTCGGAGCGACAAGGTGTCATCATCCCACAATTCGTCACTTTGGTTATCCGTTGTTAACCAGGACGCCGCGTAATCAGCGCGTAACTTTTTGTATCTGCAATCGCGGTTCCGATTTCGCACGCGCCGGCCAGAAGGGCCGACGAGGTTTTTGACAATGACTCCGCTGAACATCCTGCACGTGTTCCGCGCCCCGGTGGGCGGGCTGTTCCGGCATGTGCAGGATCTCGCGCGCGAACAAGCCGCGCGTGGCCATCGCGTCGGCCTCATTGCCGATAGCAGCACGGGCGGTCCGCGTGCCGCGGAACTTCTCGCAAGCCTCGAACCGTCGCTCGCGCTCGGGCTGATGCGCGTGCCGATGCGGCGTCACGCCGGCCCCAGCGACATGGGTACCTTGCTGCGCGTCATGCGGCGCGTCGCCGAGGTCAACGCCGACGTCGTGCATGGCCACGGCGCCAAGGGCGGCACGTATGCGCGGCTCGCTTTCAATCAGCGCCGCGCCGTTCGCGCCTACACGCCGCATGGCGGCAGCCTGCTGTTCAACAACGACAATCTGGCCGGCCGCTTCTATCTCGGCACCGAACGCCTGCTGATGCTGGGCGGCGACCTCTATCTATTCGAAAGTGCCTTCAGCGCCGACGTCTTTCGCCGCAAGATCGCCGCGCCGCACGGCCTCGTGCGTGTCGTGCACAACGGCGTTTCGTGCCAGGAGTTCGAGCCGGTGCCGGTCGCCAACGACGCGACCGACATCGTGTTCCTCGGCGAACTGCGGCAATGGGTCAAAGGCGTCGATACGTTGATTGACGCCATCGCCCTGCTGCACGCCAAAGGCCGCCCGGTGACCGCGACCTTGGTCGGTGACGGCCCCGATCGCGCCATGCTCGAAGCCCAGGTCGCACGGCTCGGCCTGACACAGGCGGTGCGCCTGCCCGGTGCCATGCCCGGGCGACAGGCGCTCGCGCGCGGCCGTCTCATGGTGATGGCCTCCCGCGCGGAGTCCCTGCCCTATGTCGTGCTGGAGACCGCCGCCGCCGGCAAGCCGCTGGTAGCGACACGCGTCGGCGGCGTCCCTGAGATTTACGGCCCATTGGCCGACCGCCTGGTGCCGCCCGGCGATGCCGCCGCGATGGCTGCCGCAATCGAATGCGCTCTCAATCGCCCTGAAACCACCGCCGAGGTGACCGCCGGACTGCGCGAGCGCGTCGCCTCCGCTTTTTCGGTCGACACGATGGTCGACGGTGTGCTCGCGGCCTATGGCGAGGCGCTCGAAAACCTGCGCCTCAAGGGCCGCCGTTAATACATTTTCAGCAATCCCGATAAGCCTTTTTTGAGAGTTTTTCCCTAGAAATTTCCGCGAATTAGTAAGGCTCCCTGGCTCGGCACCGGCCGCGCGCCTGCGGCGCTCCGTATGTGTGGCGTCACGTCATGACCGACATCGATGTGCATTCCTCGTTGAGCGCCCCCGACGCTGCAGCCGTTCTCGAGCATGTGCGGTCCGGCGCGTCGCGTTCCAACGCCAGTTCGCCCGGCCTTAGTGCGGCCGCCTTGGCCGTCGCGGCCAAGCCGATGCCCACCCCGATGTCGCCGATCGTCCTCGCCGGCATCGTCCGTATGGGCGAGTTCGCGCTCATCGTCCTTGTCGGCATGGCTCTCTATGGCGCGTATGTCGCGCCGTTCGAGCCGCTGTTCTGGCGTTACCTGATCGCGTCCTTCGTGGTCGCGGTCCTGTCGACGCTCGCCTTCCAGGTCGCCGACATCTATCAGGTGCAGGCCTTCCGCGGTCTCGAAAAGCAATACATGCGCATGGCTTCGGCTTGGTCGATCGTGTTCCTGATCACCATCGGCGCGTCGTTTTTCGCCAAGGCCGGCGACATGTATTCGCGCGTCTGGCTCGGCGGCTATTACATGGTCGGCATCCTCGCTCTGGTCGCCTCGCGCAAAGCGCTCTATTACGCCGTCCGCAAGTGGACGCGCGAAGGCCGCCTCACCCGCCGCACCGTCATTGTCGGCGGCGGCAAGCCCGGCGAGAGCGTGATCGAGGACCTGCGCCGGCAGAAGGATGCCGGCATCGAGATTATCGGCCTGTTCGACGACCGCGGCGACGACCGCAGCGCCGCGACATGCGCCGGCGAGCCGAAGCTCGGCAGCGTCAGCGACCTCGTCGAATTCGGCCGGCGCACGCGCGTCGATCTCGTCATTTTCTCGCTGCCGATCTCGGCGGAAGGCCGCATCCTCCAGATGCTGAAGAAGCTCTGGGTGCTGCCGCTCGACATTCGCCTCGCCGCGCACACCAACAAACTGCAATTCCGGCCGCGCTCCTACTCCTACATCGGCAACGTGCCTGTCATCGACGTCTTCGACCGTCCCATCGCGGACTGGGACGTCGTGATGAAGTGGTTGTTCGACAAGATCATCGGCGGCCTGATGCTGATCGCGGCCCTGCCGATCATGGCGGCCGTCGCGATCGCCATCAAGCTCGACAGCAAGGGTCCGGTGTTCTTCAAGCAGAAGCGCTACGGCTTCAACAACGACCTCATCGAGGTCTACAAGTTCCGCTCGATGTACACCGACAAGACCGACGCGACCGCGGCCAAGCTCGTCACCAAGGACGACCCGCGCGTCACCAAGGTCGGCCGCTTCATCCGCAAGACCAGCCTCGACGAGCTGCCGCAACTCATCAATGTCGTCATCAAGGGCAACCTGTCGCTGGTCGGCCCGCGTCCGCATGCCGTCAACGCCAAGGCCGAGGCGCGCCTTTACGACGAAGCCGTCGACGGCTATTTCGCGCGGCATCGCGTCAAGCCCGGCATCACCGGTTGGGCGCAGATCAACGGCTGGCGCGGCGAGACCGACACGCACGAGAAGATCCAGAAGCGCGTCGAACACGACCTCTACTACATCGAAAACTGGTCGGTGCTTTTCGACCTCATGATCCTGTGGCGCACGCCCGGCTCGCTGCTCAAGACCGAGAACGCGTATTGATCACCGCCCGCGATATGGCGGTGCCGGCGGCCGCGCCGAATATGCCGTCGGCGCAAGCACGTGCCGCGGTCATGCCGCCCCCCGCGGGCATCCGCGGCCCCAATAGCTACGCGCCCGCCCCTGGCCGCGCCTGGACGCCGGCATATGCCGGAATAAGCGGCCCCTATTCCATTCCGCGGCCGGTCGCGACCCCGCTTTCCGAACGTATCCTGCTCGTTGTTCTGTTCATCACGGTGTTCGCGAGTTCCGTCGCGTTCATCGAGCCCTCGCCGCACGACGGGTTGATGGGCGTTCTGGCCGTGGCCTGCGTGATCGCCGGCGTACGCTTCAACCGTACGCTGATCGTGCCGTTCGCCCTGCTGCTGATCTGGAACATGTCGGGCATGAGCTCGCTGTTGCGCGTGCTCGAATACGAAAAGACGCTGCAATATGCGGCGACATCGGTCTATCTCGCCGTCGCGGCACTCATCTTTGCCTGCCTGTTTTCCACCAATACGATGCCGCGCCTCACCGTGATGCGTGTCGCCTATGTGAGCACGGCGTGCTTTGCCGCGGTGCTTGGCGCCATCGGCTACCTCAATGTATTCCCCGGTGCGGCTGAATTGTTCGCCAAGATCGGCCGCGCCAACGGCGCCTTCAAAGACCCGAACGTGTTCGGCCCCTTCCTCATCTGGCCGGCCTTGATCACGCTCGAACGTCTGCTCGTCCGCCGCATCGCGCTGACCGACCTGCTCGTCGCGGGCACTATCCTGTTCGGCCTGCTGTTGAGCTTCTCGCGCGGCGCCTGGTTTCACTTCGGCGTATCGATCACGGTCATGCTCGCGCTCGCGGTATTGACCGCACCCGATCACAAGACGCGGCTGCGCATCATCACGCTGACGGCGATCGCGGCGGCGGCGCTCGCCGCCCTGCTGGTGCTGTTGCTGTCGTTCGACGCCATCGGCGGCATGTTCAAGGAACGCGCGCAGCTCATCCAATCCTACGACGTCGGCTCCGGCGGCCGCTTCCGGCTGCAGGAGATCGCGCTGTCCTCGATCCTGAACTTCCCGAACGGCATGGGCCCGTTCGAGTTCGCGCGCGTCCACGGCCTCCAGCAGCACAACGTCTATCTGCAGGCCTTCCTGGTCTACGGCTGGGTCGGCGCGATGGCCTATTTCCTGCTGCTGATAACGACCATCCTCGTCGGATTACGCTGCGCCTTTGTACGCGCACCGTGGCAGCCCTACATGATCACCGCCGTCGCCGTGTTCATCGGAGAGGTGGCCGAGGGCTTCGTGATCGACACGGACCATTGGCGCCACTTCTTCCTGCTGCTGGGCATCATCTGGGGCCTTGCGGCGGCGACGTTCCGCGAGGCGCGCCAGCCGGCGTATTTGCGGTCACCGGCTTTGTCCCGGTAACCCCGATCAGGAAGGCATCGCCGTGCCTTCCCGTAGACAAATCCCATCCGCCTTAAATGAAATGGCCGGGACGAGCCCGGCCATGACACCTGATAGATTGTGCGCTTCCTCACTGAAGCCGCCGACGGCTGGCGCCGTCACTTCTTCGCCAGCAGGATCGGCTGATGCTGGGCGCCGCCCGGCATGTGCACGATCTCGCAATCCTTGAAGCCGACCGCACGGCAGACCTTGAACAGGTATTCGGTGCGATAGGCGACCGCGGCCTCCGGCTGGGCCATCGACTCGACGTAGGCGTTGCCGATGCTGTGCTGGAAGGTGTGGCGCGTGCCGTAGCTCGCCGGCGGATAGTCGAGGTTGAAATGCGAGTGCATGATCGCGCCGCCGGACCGCAGCACGCGATAGCTTTCGGCGATGTAGTTCTCGAGCTCGGTTTCCAGCACGTGCGTCAGCAGCGAGTTCGACACGACGAGGTCCATGGTGCCTTCCGGCTCCGGGATCTGGTACAGCTTGGCCTCGCCCTTTTGATTGTACGACACGCTCGCATGCGTCGAGTGATGGAAGCGGAAGCGCTCCTTGTCGTAGTGCTGCTCGCACCAGGCGATCGCCTCGCCGTCGATATCGATGCCGACATAAGTGCCGGTGAATCGGCGCCCACGGAAATTGTAGTCGCGCAACCAGTGCGCCCAGCGGCCACAGCCCGAACCGATGTCGAGAACGTTCGAGTTGGCGTTGGCCAGCCTTTCCGTGAACACGAACATCCAGAAATCGCGCGCGTGCACCAGGAAGTGGGTCTGGTTGTTGAAGATGCGATTGCCCACGCCGATGCGGATGCGCAGATGGTTCGGCGGCAGGTCGCGGAACTCGGGCCAGACCATGCGCGGCACGACGTCGGTCGCGTTCACCATCGCCTTGAACAGCGGGTTGAACGTCAGCTTCGAGGTCGACGGGAAAATCTTGCGGATAGCGCGATCGAAGCTCAGGCGCTTGACCGGCACGGACGCAGGGGTCGTAGACGTGTATGCCATGCTCTTACTCTCCATCTCGGCAACTGCGTGCCTTCAAAATCGGTCTTAACGTTCGGCCTATCGGCTGTGGCTGACGGTGCCGTCGACACCGGGATAGTCGTAGCTCACAGGGCCTGCATCCGTCGGCAAACGCCCCTCGAGCAGCTTGCGGCGACGGTGTTCCATGATCAGACGGCTGTACCAGGCATCGGGCAGCATCTTCGCCAGACCCAGGACAATGAATGCTTTCGCGAGCGATACGTGGCTGTTGTCGCCGCGCGCCGTCCGCCACCGCCTGACGATGGCGAGCGGCGTGTAATGCGCCGCGTGCTTGGCACGCATCGATCGCCAGAGCGCGGCGTGAACCTGCGAGGAGCGTCCGAGCAGCATGCCACCGGTCGCCAGCGCATAATTGTAATAGTACTTCGGGATTTCGACGGCGCGGTAGCCGGCCAGCGAAAGCCGCAGGTAGAACTCCCAATCCTCGTAACCCTGCAGCATGGTCTCGTCGTAGCCGCCTACCGCCTGCCACGACGCTTTGCGCACCATCACGCCCGAGTGCATCGTGTTGGTGAACAGAAGATCGAACGGATTGAAGTAGCGCTCGACCAGGCCCTGCACCGCGCCGACGAGACGCAGATGGCTGACCGCCACCGCGACCTCCTTTGGCGCGCTCCGCAGCAACGCAGATGCCTCTTCCAGAAACGGCGGCTCGAAGGTGTCGTCGCAATCGAGCACCGCGACGAATTCGCAGCGCGCCGCCGCGATGCCGGCATTGCGCGCGGCCGACAGACCGCGATTGTTTTGATGGATGATACGCGCGCGGCCTTCGAACGTAGCGAGCTTTCGCAGCGTCGCTTCGTCGGTCGAGCCGTCGTTAACGATGATGGTCTCGAAGGCGCGCAAGGTCTGACGATCGAGCGAGGCCATCAAGCCGTCGAGAAAGCGACCGCCGTTGAAGCACGGAACGACGACGCTGACGACGGGAACATTCCCGTCCGCTGCGCCGCGCGTCTCATCGAGCGCTTTTACCGTCGCATCCATTGCTTGTCCGCCAGTCCCAAATTGCGTGCGCACCTTAAATCGCTCCGCCCAATTTTCCCTTAATCCCGGGAAATACGGTCGTTTCGACTTTTCGCGATCGACTTGAGACTCTGTTCACCATGCTCATTAAGCGAATGCAGCGGGGCGCCGATTATTGTATCGGCATGGGTGTGGACATATCGACGATCGACCAGAAATCCGCGTTGCGGCGACCGCTCCGGCTGCTCGGCAGCCTGATGTCGCTGCGCTTCCTCGTCCTGCGGGCTTCGACCGCCGCGGCTGCCGTCGCGTTCGGTTTAGTTCAAACTTTCGTGTTTGCGCGCGTGCTCGATGCGCAGGATTTTTCGCTTTACATCCTCGTCGGTTCGCTCGGCATGTCACTGTGGCTGTTCGATCTCGGCGCGGCCAAGATCCTCTACGTGCGCCAGCGCGCGCTCTACATTGCCGGCGCCAAGGATGCGGGTATCGCCGCGCAATCGACCGCCGTCGTCATCACCTATGCCGTGCTGGTCGCGCTCTGCACCCTCATCTGCCTCACGGTAATGTTGCGGCGGCCTACCGTGCCGCTGCTCGACGCGGTCGAGTTCTCGCTGTTCTTCAGCTTCGCGGCGCTTAACCTCGTCTGGTATCCGCTGCGCAATGTCAGCGCCGCCGTCGATGAATATGTCCATTTCGAAGGGCTCGAGGCGATCCGCCGCATCGGTCATATCTTACTGATGCTGGCGATGCTGATCGGCTTACCGCTCCCCGCTTTTCTTGTGCTCGCCAACGGCCTGTGGTTCGTGCTGCTGGCGGTCGCGATCAAGCGCCTCGTCCACAAGCAGGCGCTACTCTTGAAGCTGCGCGGCGCTTCGGCGGCGCTCAAACGCTTCTGGCACGAGAACAGGCGCGAGCTCTTGCGCAGCGGCAATTACGCGGCCGGCGAACTCACCGTGTACAATTTCCCCTACATGATCGTGCCGGCGGCCTTCGGCCTCGGTGCGCCGATGATCATCCTGGACACTGTGTTCAAGGTGTTCCGTGGCGCGACGCTGATCTACGCGGCTGGCCTCGACCCCGTGGTGCCGCAGCAGACACGCGCCTACGCCGCGCGCGACGTGTCGACCTTGAAGAAGGCGACCCTCACCTCGGCCATACTCTGTGCTATCCCGACCGTCATCCTCTGTGCGCTGTTGCTGGTGGCCGGCGACCGTCTGTTCGCGATCCTGCTCGGCAACGCGGCCACCATCCCGCACGAGGTCACCTTGATCCTGGTGGTCCTGCTGCTCGCCAATCTGGCGCAGAACGTCGCAAACAACCTGCTTTTGCATCTCGGCTTCTTCCACGAGATCGCGCGGGTCGCCACCTTCCTGGTGATCGCCATGGCGGCGATGACGGCCATCGTGGTCGGCGCCGGGCTCGGCATCACCGGCTTCATCGCCGGCTACGCCATCGTCTACATCGCCGGCGGCGCGCTGTACGTGTCCTACATGGTCCGCGGACCGTTCCGGATCGCCGCCGCGGGCCGAACCGAGGGATAGATCGCCGCCACGGCCGCTGAAAGGTTGCGCCGCGAAAGGTGCATCCCTATAGTCCGCGCCGTTCCGGTCGGGGCGTGGCGCAGCCCGGTTAGCGCGCTTGTCTGGGGGACAAGAGGTCGTGGGTTCGAATCCCGCCGCCCCGACCATTATTCCCGCACCGCCACAACACCTTACCGCCCCACCGCTTCCACCGCGCCGAGCGCGTCGACGACGCCCGCGCCGACGTCGGCCGGCTTGCCGGGCACGCGCCGCGCCGAGCGGACCAGCGTCTGCCGCAGCGCTAACGGCCCCAGGTCCGGTTTGACCGCCAAGAGCAGCGCCGCGACGCCGCTCGCATGCGCGGCCGCGACCGACGTTCCCGATGTCATGGCGTACGCGCCATCCGGCGCCGCCGCGAGCACATCGACGCCGGGCGCCGCCACCGCCACCTGCGCTCCCCGGTTGGCCTGCGGCATCAGCTTGTCCTCGGCGTCGGTCGCCGTCACGCCGATCACATGGCGGTCGGCGGCAGGATACAGCGGCGGCGCGCGCGGGCCGTCATTGCCGACGGCCGCGATCAACACGATGCCGCGCGCGCTCGCCTTCGACAGCAACTCACGCAACATCGCATCCGCCGGACCGGCGAAGCTCATATTGACGATGCGCGCGCCCTGCGCCGCAGCCCAGTCGATGCCCTTGAGGATGTTGAAGGTCGTGCCCTGCGCGCTCTCGCCCTCGCCGGCAAAGGTGCGGATCGCCAGCAGCCGCACTTTCGGCGCGACGCCGATGAGCTTGGAATGCGCGGCGATGGCGCCGGCCATGGCCGTGCCATGCGCATGCGGCTTCGATGTGCCGCCGAGCGCGTCGTATTCACCGGCGATCACACCGGCGAGGTCGGGATGCTGCGTATCGACGCGCGAGTCGACGACCGCCACCAGCACATTGTCGCCGCTGGTGATGCGATGCGCTTCGGTGAGACGCAGCTTGCCGACGACATATTGCGCGCCGGCGTCGGTCGGCGCGGCCTGCGCGGCCTGCGTCAGCCCGTACACATAATTGGGCTGCGCGGCGACGATGCCGCGATAACGCGCGAGCAGCCGCAATGTCTGCGCCACCGAGCGGTTGCCGTCGATGCGCCAGCGCTGCAGCGTGCGCGATGTCAGCGTGAAGCTCTGCGTCTCGAGGCGCGTCAGTTGCAGCCGCGCGGCGATGCGCGCCAAAGCCTGCTCGGACAGATTTGCGTCGACCTGCAGCAAGATCTCATTGCGCACGAAGCGCGTCTCGCTTGCCGGCGGAATGCTGATGTTACGGTTGCCGCCACGGTTGGCGGCGCGCGGCGGCCGCGGTCCCTGCGGCGGCTGCCCGGCCGTCGTCACCGGTGCGTCCGGAAACAGCATCGGCCCGATCACCCAGCCGACGGGACC from Pseudolabrys taiwanensis includes:
- a CDS encoding GNAT family N-acetyltransferase, giving the protein MNVVAMRIPPAEDRFLPVRDLDVSRVTVFETFEAAEPAWRALECGDRLRTPYQRYDFLRAWQAHVGTAEGVAPLIVAGFNADDAPLFLLPLGIRRLGGLRVAEFLGGKHANFNMGLWRRELAGRVGAPELKRVIRQLRGHADLLVLMNQPLTWTGATNPLALLPYQRSANFGFSGSLTPDFDALLRARTNANARKKMRKKERALAELGTVHFGRVECPNEIRRVLDAFFKQKSARMRAIGVSDVFAEPGVRRFIEAATTERLDDGEPVIELYALSVDNIIVATMGGIVGGGRFCAMFNSILPGRYAVESPGEQLIVNLVRQCCERGLETFDLGIGESRYKNLFCEDAEPLFDNYLPLTPAGTLLAFAFRGSAVVKRVVKQQPMLWSLVGRARRLRARLKPQI
- a CDS encoding GumC family protein, with protein sequence MFFRRKSKVNAAPPAPVAAPYVPSGEPDLRGLGRVLWQKRALIGGVTLVAAGAAFLVVNAITPRYRSESRILLETRENVFLRAEADKNNADRTTIDAEAVASQIQVVLSRDLARQVIQKEGLADNPEFDSGGSLRAILGLFGIGRDPSAMTKEERTLEAYYERINVSSVEKSRVIAVDFSSANADLAARVANTIAETYLSMQQTAKQDQTRAAGNWLAGEIDKMRKKVEEAEAKVEDYRSRSNLFLGANNTLLPTQQLTDLNAQIAAARGQKADLEARAKQLREMIRSGKPIESADIANSDAMRRLIEQRIALRSQLAEQSTTLLDQHPRIKELRAQIAEVDRQIRTEGERLARQLDNDAQLAGDRLDSLTASIDQVKRLASQTNEQDVQLRALEREAKTQRDLLESYLSKYREASARDNINAAPPEARIISRASAALKPAYPKKLQTVLIAAFAGFALSAGFTVTGALLSAPTPSPYAYGYGPAAYAAPGYEPTMAAPPVQPVPPMAAQQFAPPPPMPMQPVPPPMPTMPHVSSPSLTPMAAAPAMAATAAPAMAPLPVSTVEQIASSLRTGGDTGRRVTVVGTTRNVGTTYAAITLARALAQEANVILVDLAFGAPNLSVISTDPNAPGLAELVRGTASFGDIITRDQYSTVHLIATGNVDRDGPMLTASPMLATVIEALVRSYDHIVLDIGSAADIAVERFAPLAQRAVLVAADPANPSTRAARERLMLAGFADVAVLTGVSAAVAA
- a CDS encoding glycosyltransferase family 4 protein; translated protein: MTPLNILHVFRAPVGGLFRHVQDLAREQAARGHRVGLIADSSTGGPRAAELLASLEPSLALGLMRVPMRRHAGPSDMGTLLRVMRRVAEVNADVVHGHGAKGGTYARLAFNQRRAVRAYTPHGGSLLFNNDNLAGRFYLGTERLLMLGGDLYLFESAFSADVFRRKIAAPHGLVRVVHNGVSCQEFEPVPVANDATDIVFLGELRQWVKGVDTLIDAIALLHAKGRPVTATLVGDGPDRAMLEAQVARLGLTQAVRLPGAMPGRQALARGRLMVMASRAESLPYVVLETAAAGKPLVATRVGGVPEIYGPLADRLVPPGDAAAMAAAIECALNRPETTAEVTAGLRERVASAFSVDTMVDGVLAAYGEALENLRLKGRR
- a CDS encoding undecaprenyl-phosphate glucose phosphotransferase, whose amino-acid sequence is MTDIDVHSSLSAPDAAAVLEHVRSGASRSNASSPGLSAAALAVAAKPMPTPMSPIVLAGIVRMGEFALIVLVGMALYGAYVAPFEPLFWRYLIASFVVAVLSTLAFQVADIYQVQAFRGLEKQYMRMASAWSIVFLITIGASFFAKAGDMYSRVWLGGYYMVGILALVASRKALYYAVRKWTREGRLTRRTVIVGGGKPGESVIEDLRRQKDAGIEIIGLFDDRGDDRSAATCAGEPKLGSVSDLVEFGRRTRVDLVIFSLPISAEGRILQMLKKLWVLPLDIRLAAHTNKLQFRPRSYSYIGNVPVIDVFDRPIADWDVVMKWLFDKIIGGLMLIAALPIMAAVAIAIKLDSKGPVFFKQKRYGFNNDLIEVYKFRSMYTDKTDATAAKLVTKDDPRVTKVGRFIRKTSLDELPQLINVVIKGNLSLVGPRPHAVNAKAEARLYDEAVDGYFARHRVKPGITGWAQINGWRGETDTHEKIQKRVEHDLYYIENWSVLFDLMILWRTPGSLLKTENAY
- a CDS encoding O-antigen ligase family protein — its product is MITARDMAVPAAAPNMPSAQARAAVMPPPAGIRGPNSYAPAPGRAWTPAYAGISGPYSIPRPVATPLSERILLVVLFITVFASSVAFIEPSPHDGLMGVLAVACVIAGVRFNRTLIVPFALLLIWNMSGMSSLLRVLEYEKTLQYAATSVYLAVAALIFACLFSTNTMPRLTVMRVAYVSTACFAAVLGAIGYLNVFPGAAELFAKIGRANGAFKDPNVFGPFLIWPALITLERLLVRRIALTDLLVAGTILFGLLLSFSRGAWFHFGVSITVMLALAVLTAPDHKTRLRIITLTAIAAAALAALLVLLLSFDAIGGMFKERAQLIQSYDVGSGGRFRLQEIALSSILNFPNGMGPFEFARVHGLQQHNVYLQAFLVYGWVGAMAYFLLLITTILVGLRCAFVRAPWQPYMITAVAVFIGEVAEGFVIDTDHWRHFFLLLGIIWGLAAATFREARQPAYLRSPALSR